The Chryseobacterium sp. G0186 genome includes the window GACCATTGGTTTCGCACATAAAAGACCATCCATCATCAGTATAAACTTTGAACGCCCTATTCTTAGGATATCCATCTAAATCAGTAATACTTTTTGAAACGATAATTTCAGCCTCATACCAAGGTCTTGGCACTTCAAAATTCCGTTGATTAATACGTCCTTTTCCAAAGTAAATATTGAGATTACTCTTTAATTCTGTCTTAACTGGAATATTAAATACAACTTCATTTTTGGTATCCCAAATATCTGTCATTTCAGTTGCTGGAACCTGAATAACACCATAATGATTTTTTAACAAATCATTTGTACCTACGAAAGTTGTAATTACTGGTAAATCATTCATATTAGTACCCAAACTATTAAATAAATCTAAAATAGTTTTATTGATTTGTTCAGCATTTTCATCCTTCAATAAATAATCTACTTCATAAAGTTTATTTGATGTTCCAGCTATACTATTAAGATTTGATGATCCAACGATTGCCCCAAAACATCTCGCATCACTTGTAAAAGAATATAGTTTTCCGTGAAACTTTAATTTATCCGATATATATATATTTCCTCTATTCTTCTCAGTCAAAATTTTATTTAACGCAACCGCTGCTTCATATTGTTGCTTAGTGAAACCTTCGAAAAAATGCATCCCAATTAAAAGTTCTAGTTGCGGACTAGTATTTATTTCAATAATTTTCTGCAATTCAATTAAAGATTCCGACGAAACATAACCAGTCGCTATTCTAACAGTATCAGATTTTGATAAATAATCACTCCAAATTTTTTGTGAATTATATGTTGCAAATTTTGCAGGCGGATAATTTGACATTAAAAGTTCCATTCACTTGTTTCTTTAGTTAGTAATCGAAGTCAATCTATCCTTAAATGACATTTTCAAAAGATTATCTCTTACCTCATTTAGATTTACAGCTTCATAGTCTTTACTAAAAAGTGGTAATAATGTCTTAGCTAATTCCTCAACTCCAACAGGTGGAACAGCATTACCAATTTGTCTTCTAACTTCAGTTGTAGATCCTTCAAATATAAAATCATCAGGAAATGATTGTATCCTTGCTCTTTCTCGATTTGTCAAGGCACGTGGCTCTGGGTAGTGATATCCCCAAGTTCCACCTCCTCCAGCTGCAATTATAGTCTTAGATGGTTCGTTTAAATTTAAACGTCTATACACATGGCTAATCATCCCCTTAACATAATATGGGCTATCTTTAGGAATATCTGTAAAATTACCACCTTCCGGAATCATACTTAGCATTGTTTTCGTTTTTTCAGAAATTTTCAATAGTTCATTATTGTGAATGACCTCTTTTACGTTTTTCAATGCATCTCCTGCAGTTACAAACGGTCTTCCCGTACTAGCCCCATGTGTTGGTTTAGGATGTTCAAAATCGAATCCCGTGTCTACCCTTATCCCAACAATTAGTACCCGTTCTCTAACTTGAGGCACTCCATATTCTGCAAAATTGTATAATTTTGCTTTTACGACATATCCTGGAGTTATATTTTCAAAATCCTCTATAATTTGCTGAATTGCCTTTTTTTTATTTGCAGTTAATAATCCCTTTACATTTTCTGCAACAAATGCTTTAGGCTTTTTTGCATCAACAAAACGTAAAAAACTTTTATACAAATTTCCGCGATCTCCATTAAGCCCTGGCTGTTTCCATATCATAGAAAAATCTTGACATGGAAACCCTCCTAAAATTAGATCACAATCTGGAATTGAACTATCAGTGTAAGGATCTATTTTTTCAATATCTCCTTCTACTATTACGTCTCCTAAGTTTTTTTTAAAAGTTTCACATGCCCAATGAGCATAATCATTCGCCCAAATAGTTTCATATCCTTGATTATGGAACCCTAAATCTAAACCTCCACAACCGGAAAACAGTGAAATCACTTTTGGTTTCTTCATCTTTTTACTCATTTTTATAATATAAACAAAAGTACAAATTTTCTATCACTACGATATATTAGATTATAAATCTCATGTTTATAATTGTTATTTGGAAAACAAAATTATTCCATTAATACGACAAAACTTGTCGCATTTTATTAGAATTTAAATTTCTTAATTTTTATTCATATTTTATATTGTAAAATCATATTTTTTGCCCGAAATTAGCATAAAAACAGACATTTAATGAGTATTAAATTTTATATGAGAAAGAAGATTGGAGTTGCAAAAATTAACTTTAGATACCATCCAAATAGAAAAACAGATATTACTCTTGCCACCCCTTTCTCTATTAATGTTGAACATTGGGATTCAAAGAATGAAAAATATTCTGAAATATTTAAAAGGAGAAATCCCAAAAACGAAATTGATAAGAACAATAACAAATATATTGATGAATTTAATTTAAAACTAAATGAATTTAAAATATCAATGAATAGTTTTATCATATCTAATAATTATCAAATAGACAGCAGCAAATTAAAAAATTTTATTAGTAAAAATTATTCCACTGACAAAGTAAAAAATGTTCAACGATCTTCACAATCTTCTATAATAATTTCAGAACTGATTGATAACTACATTGAAGAAAAAAGTGTTTTGGCATTGGGAAAACATAAACCTCTTACTCAGGCCTCAATAAATAAGTTTAATGTTATCAAGAATAAACTTAATAAAATAAATTCTAAACTTCAGGTAAAAGAGATTAATGATCATTTTAGAGATAAATTTACAAAGTGGAGTGAAAATGAAAAATATTCAGAAATAACCATTGTAAAAGAACTTAAAATAATCAAAACGTTTATTAAGTACGCTAAATCAAAAAAACATAAGGTAAGTGATGATGTTTCCGAATGGATATTTTATGTTACTCCCAAAAAGTATAAATATCCAACTCTAAATTTAGCTGAACTAAAAAAAATTGAACTAGTTAATCTGGAACATGATTACTTAGATAATGCAAGAGATTGGTTACTTATAGGATGTTATACTGGCCTCAGGGTTTCTGACTTGTTAAATACAAATCATACAGAAATATTAGAAGAAGATCTTTTATCATTTACACAGAAGAAAACAAAAGATAAAGTAACAATGATTTTACTTCCCCCAATAAAAAAAATATTGGAAAAAAGAAATGGCCTATTCCCAAGAAAAATATCAGATCAAAAATTTAATGATTATATTAAAAAAGTTTGTAAAAATGCAGGTTTAACAGAAATAATACTAGGGGGAAAAATGATTGATAAACGCAAAGTAGTAGGAAATTATCAGAAGTGGGAACTTGTTTCATCACATATATGCAGAAGGTCTTATGTTACTATTTTTAGACCTTATTTTGGAGATGAAGGTGTAATGCTAAATACAGGTCATAAAACTCAAGCCATGGTAGCAATATATGATCAAAATTCAGAGTTAGATAAGGCAAAAAAAATGAAAAATAAGATCTTAAATATTTTTGAGACATTAAATATTGATTAATTCAAAAACAAAAAAAGGAACCGTTAAAAATAACGGTTCCTTTTTATTATAATTAAAGAGGTATTTCAGATCTTTTAAAATACACCTTACTTCCCAGATAATGTGGAGTTAATTTTCCCGATTTCACCCACCTGTTTAATGTTGATTCATTGATTTTAAGTAATTCCCAAGTTTCTCTTCTACTCAACAAAAAATCCTTACCATCTTCTTTACTTATAATCTTTTTAAGTTCTACAATAATACTTATCTTAATCTCTTCAACTAGTTCATCCTTTGTTATATTCTGTAAATATATTTGATCCATTTTTTTATTTTAAAATTTAAATATTATGCTGCATATTCGATATTATTGTCTATAGATAAAAAATCTTGTTTTAATGTAATATAATCCTGTTCATTATATTCAGAAGCACCTTTTTCAAGAATCTCACATATCTTCACTATATTCTTTTCATATAGTTCACTGATAATTACTTTACGATTAAGCATTAACGCTGCTCTTCCAGTAGTTCCAGTTCCACCGAATGGGTCCCATACAGTACCGTTTTCAGGGATAAAAGATAGAAGAAATGGCACAGGAAGTAATGTTGGGAAAGATCCGAAAAATCCGTTTTGTAAACCGTCTTGTTGAGATCTTTCTTTTGAAATATTTAATTTTAATATCTGCTCAATATCATTATCACAAAGAAAATTTCTGATTGTTTTATAATGATTGGATATATGATAAGATGATACTTTATCCGCTCCTTTGTTGCCTTGTTCGGAACAACCTTTTTTAACTGTTGCAGATTTCTCCGGGTCAAATATTCTTAACTGATCGTAATAATAATCTTTAGATTTAGAGAAAATAAGAATTGATTCGTATCCATTTGTAAATCTCTTGGTGTTATTCCCTTGTGGCTTATTGTTAGATTTCTGCCAGATTACCTGATCGATATAGAAAAATCCGGCTTTCTGCATTTCTGTTACTAAAAGAGCAACTATACCTACACAGATCCCTCCTTGGTAGGAATCATGAAGATTTATTATTATAACCCCATTATCTTTCATATTTTCAGATCCAAGTTTCATAACATCCACGATATTTTTGATGAATTCTAGAGGTTTTTTTTCACGACCAATTTCAAATTCTTGCCCTTGTGTATTCTTATCTGAATACTCAATTTGATTATAATAAGGAATTGAGGTGAAAATACCATTTAGTAATGTATCTTTTGGAAATTGAGCATCAAGGCAATTACCTGGTAATATGGAATATCTTTCTGAATTGATTTCAGTTATCGGATTTATATTTGTAATCCTTTTATCCTTTTTCGTATGATATTGATTAACTAGTAATTTAGCCTTTCTAAAATCATAATTTTTGTTTAGGAATCCATCAAGTATTTTAGCCTCTTTTTCTTTTTCAAGACTATAATTCAATTCTTTATTAGTCAATAAATCTAATGCTTGCTTTACCCTATCACATGAGATTTCATTTTCCAAAATTTTTGTCGAGAGATCCAAATTGTTACTTGGATTTTCTTTCTCAAAAATTAAAGATTTTTTAAAAGTAATCACATTATTTCTTCCCCATCCTTTACCATATTGTTCAGAAATAAATCTGTATTTTTCGTTATAAGAACTCTCATCCAATTCACTTTGGCAATCAAATATTCGAAGATAATGAGATAAAAGTCTTTTACGTTCCTCTATTGTTGGAACGGATTTTAAGTTGTATTCGATTATCCTGTCTTTAAATTCCTCCTTTGATTCAGGAACATTGTCTAATACTATGCAGTCTATTTGGTTTAAATTTAAATTTAACAACGCCCAAAACCTTAACACTCCATCTACAATAACATATTTATTATCAATCCTAAAAACAACTATTGGCGAATAA containing:
- a CDS encoding DNA cytosine methyltransferase; this encodes MKKPKVISLFSGCGGLDLGFHNQGYETIWANDYAHWACETFKKNLGDVIVEGDIEKIDPYTDSSIPDCDLILGGFPCQDFSMIWKQPGLNGDRGNLYKSFLRFVDAKKPKAFVAENVKGLLTANKKKAIQQIIEDFENITPGYVVKAKLYNFAEYGVPQVRERVLIVGIRVDTGFDFEHPKPTHGASTGRPFVTAGDALKNVKEVIHNNELLKISEKTKTMLSMIPEGGNFTDIPKDSPYYVKGMISHVYRRLNLNEPSKTIIAAGGGGTWGYHYPEPRALTNRERARIQSFPDDFIFEGSTTEVRRQIGNAVPPVGVEELAKTLLPLFSKDYEAVNLNEVRDNLLKMSFKDRLTSITN
- a CDS encoding phage integrase SAM-like domain-containing protein — translated: MRKKIGVAKINFRYHPNRKTDITLATPFSINVEHWDSKNEKYSEIFKRRNPKNEIDKNNNKYIDEFNLKLNEFKISMNSFIISNNYQIDSSKLKNFISKNYSTDKVKNVQRSSQSSIIISELIDNYIEEKSVLALGKHKPLTQASINKFNVIKNKLNKINSKLQVKEINDHFRDKFTKWSENEKYSEITIVKELKIIKTFIKYAKSKKHKVSDDVSEWIFYVTPKKYKYPTLNLAELKKIELVNLEHDYLDNARDWLLIGCYTGLRVSDLLNTNHTEILEEDLLSFTQKKTKDKVTMILLPPIKKILEKRNGLFPRKISDQKFNDYIKKVCKNAGLTEIILGGKMIDKRKVVGNYQKWELVSSHICRRSYVTIFRPYFGDEGVMLNTGHKTQAMVAIYDQNSELDKAKKMKNKILNIFETLNID
- a CDS encoding helix-turn-helix domain-containing protein, whose amino-acid sequence is MDQIYLQNITKDELVEEIKISIIVELKKIISKEDGKDFLLSRRETWELLKINESTLNRWVKSGKLTPHYLGSKVYFKRSEIPL
- a CDS encoding restriction endonuclease PLD domain-containing protein: MELLMSNYPPAKFATYNSQKIWSDYLSKSDTVRIATGYVSSESLIELQKIIEINTSPQLELLIGMHFFEGFTKQQYEAAVALNKILTEKNRGNIYISDKLKFHGKLYSFTSDARCFGAIVGSSNLNSIAGTSNKLYEVDYLLKDENAEQINKTILDLFNSLGTNMNDLPVITTFVGTNDLLKNHYGVIQVPATEMTDIWDTKNEVVFNIPVKTELKSNLNIYFGKGRINQRNFEVPRPWYEAEIIVSKSITDLDGYPKNRAFKVYTDDGWSFMCETNGQNSKNLRSQNDLQILGKWIKGRLESNDSLKVGNLVTEEVLEHYGNNIIKLMGTTDPNIWLLDFRAK
- a CDS encoding DNA methyltransferase, whose amino-acid sequence is MKKIENSSFVLPVVNNITTIPTSQIQTSEGWEELFDKKGKSLFIKNLEDQIKKTGYYSPIVVFRIDNKYVIVDGVLRFWALLNLNLNQIDCIVLDNVPESKEEFKDRIIEYNLKSVPTIEERKRLLSHYLRIFDCQSELDESSYNEKYRFISEQYGKGWGRNNVITFKKSLIFEKENPSNNLDLSTKILENEISCDRVKQALDLLTNKELNYSLEKEKEAKILDGFLNKNYDFRKAKLLVNQYHTKKDKRITNINPITEINSERYSILPGNCLDAQFPKDTLLNGIFTSIPYYNQIEYSDKNTQGQEFEIGREKKPLEFIKNIVDVMKLGSENMKDNGVIIINLHDSYQGGICVGIVALLVTEMQKAGFFYIDQVIWQKSNNKPQGNNTKRFTNGYESILIFSKSKDYYYDQLRIFDPEKSATVKKGCSEQGNKGADKVSSYHISNHYKTIRNFLCDNDIEQILKLNISKERSQQDGLQNGFFGSFPTLLPVPFLLSFIPENGTVWDPFGGTGTTGRAALMLNRKVIISELYEKNIVKICEILEKGASEYNEQDYITLKQDFLSIDNNIEYAA